A single window of Anopheles moucheti chromosome 2, idAnoMoucSN_F20_07, whole genome shotgun sequence DNA harbors:
- the LOC128299606 gene encoding elongation of very long chain fatty acids protein 7, which yields MMLGTTNSLKMAQILTNIYDWYRDLMDNQSDPRVADWPMMSSPFPTLGLCIFYAYFSKSLAPKLMEKRKPMDLRNTLVIYNLFQTIFSTWIFYEYLQSGWGGRYSFRCQPVDYTDNPLALRMARTCWWYYVSKFTEFFDTLFFILRKKTQHVSTLHVIHHGCMPFSVWMGMKFAPGGHSTFFAMLNSFVHIVMYFYYMVAALGPQYQKYIWWKKYLTAFQMAQFVAIFTHQFQLLFTECDYPKGFMVWIGLHGIMFLFLFSDFYKQAYNKRVGRAKREAEALLAKSHANGKLHNGDVVNNNQGACMPVLNDDDELHQRKVTGNGIYLNGGAKTANSYSNGNSNGFVESIQQSNGGIGENGGARVRKIQ from the exons ATTCACTCAAAATGGCACAGATTTTAACCAACATATATGACTGGTATAGAGACCTCATGGACAATCAGAGCG ATCCTCGGGTCGCCGATTGGCCGATGATGTCGTCGCCCTTTCCCACTCTAGGCctttgcatattttatgcgTACTTTAGCAAATCGCTAGCACCAAAGCTGATGGAAAAGCGAAAACCAATGGATCTTAGGAATACTCTAGTAATTTATAATCTCTTCCAAACCATCTTCAGTACATGGATATTCTACGAG TACCTTCAAAGTGGATGGGGTGGACGCTACAGCTTTAGATGCCAGCCTGTCGACTATACGGATAACCCACTCGCTCTACGG ATGGCCCGAACGTGCTGGTGGTACTATGTCTCGAAATTCACCGAGTTCTTCGACACGCTGTTCTTCATCCTACGGAAAAAGACTCAGCACGTCTCGACACTGCACGTTATCCACCACGGCTGCATGCCGTTCTCGGTGTGGATGGGCATGAAATTCGCCCCCG GTGGCCACAGCACATTCTTCGCAATGCTGAATTCGTTTGTACACATTGTGATGTACTTCTACTACATGGTAGCTGCTCTCGGACCACAATACCAAAAGTACATCTGGTGGAAAAAGTATCTCACCGCATTCCAGATG GCCCAATTCGTCGCCATCTTCACGCACCAGTTCCAGCTGCTGTTCACGGAATGCGACTACCCGAAGGGTTTCATGGTGTGGATTGGACTGCACGGTATCATGTTCCTGTTCCTGTTCTCCGATTTCTACAAGCAGGCATATAACAAGCGGGTCGGACGGGCCAAAAGGGAAGCGGAAGCATTGTTGGCTAAGTCGCATGCCAACGGAAAGCTACACAACGGCGATGTCGTCAATAACAACCAGGGTGCTTGCATG CCCGTCctgaacgatgatgatgaactgCACCAGCGAAAGGTTACCGGGAATGGAATATATTTGAATGGTGGTGCCAAAACAGCGAATTCCTACAGCAATGGCAATTCGAACGGTTTTGTCGAATCAATCCAGCAGTCGAATGGTGGCATCGGCGAGAACGGGGGAGCACGGGTCCGGAAAATCCAATAA